The following coding sequences are from one Neurospora crassa OR74A linkage group I, whole genome shotgun sequence window:
- the lys-3 gene encoding L-aminoadipate-semialdehyde dehydrogenase large subunit, whose amino-acid sequence MASVLPDPTIDLDWSGYVGSIQEHFRRNAEAHPQRTCVVETKTSSTPERRFTYRQIYEASNTLAWYLHKAGITNGDVVMIWAHRSVDLVVALMGILASGATMTVLDPAYPPARQQIYLEVSQPNALLRIGRATDENGPLAPLVQKYIDDELKLKTDVPDLRLRDDGFLYGGEVDGKDIFAEVRQLASAPPDVIVGPDSNPTLSFTSGSEGRPKGVLGRHYSLVKYFGWMAERFNLSSESRYTLLSGIAHDPVQRDIFTPLFLGAQLLVPSREDIQHEKLAEWMREHKPTVTHLTPAMGQILVGGASAEFPSLEHVFFVGDVLTTRDCRALRRLAENANIINMYGTTETQRAVSYFEIPSRNRDPDFLERELKDTVPAGTGMQNVQLLVVNRENREQQCQVGEVGEIYVRAAGLAEGYLGDPALNEQKFLNNWFVDNNKWVEADAKLNKNEPWRKYYKGPRDRLYRTGDLGRYLESGDVECVGRADDQVKIRGFRIELNDIDSNLSQSPLIRDCKTLVRRDRNEEATLVSYIVPEHKEWLKWLEVRGLADVEDEGVEMGPVTVYLKKYRRMQAEIRDHLGARLPTYAVPTIYVVLKKMPLNPNGKVDKPNLPFPDVAERVEDASEEDLKNWESLTETERTVAQLWADVILGLNPQTIKRENSFFDLGGHSLLAQQFLLNIRKAIGRDVSINILYEHPSLAGFCAQVDKLLGEETSGVTAEAGQDEYAKSLDELLAQLPEKYLSADPAALGSEELTVFLTGATGFLGSYLVKDVLDRTARTVKLIAHVRGVKDSTAALERLRRSLQGYGLWNDEWTGRLSTVVGDLAKPNLGIDDADWADLAQKVDVVIHNGATVHWVKRYHDMMAANVLSTVDAMKLCNEGKPKAFCFVSSTSVLDTDYYFDLSDKQTSTGRGAIMESDDMEGSRTGLGTGYGQTKWVSEQLVREAGKRGLLGSVVRPGYILGDANTGVCNVDDFLVRMLKGCIQISSRPHIVNTVNAVPVNHVARTVVAAALNPIPSGVHVIHVTAHPRLRMNEYLAILEYYGYKTPETSYEEWKAELEKFVSAGSLVKDQEQHALMPLYHFCMNDLPANTRAPEMDDRNAVAVLKADADKWTGVDDSTGSGIGREEVGKFLAYLSEINYVPKPTERGRPLPQMQPEVLKALAIGATGGRGGAH is encoded by the exons ATGGCGTCTGTATTACCCGATCCCACAATCGACCTCGACTGGTCCGGGTATGTCGGTTCCATCCAGGAGCACTTCAGACGTAACGCCGAGGCACACCCCCAAAGGACATGCGTCGTCGAGACCAAgacttcctcaacaccaGAGAGACGTTTCACATACCGCCAGATCTATGAAGCCTCCAACACGCTAGCCTGGTATCTGCACAAGGCCGGCATCACCAATGGCGATGTCGTCATGATTTGGGCCCATCGGTCCGTCGACTTGGTGGTGGCCCTTATGGGTATTCTG GCTTCTGGCGCGACCATGACAGTTCTCGATCCTGCCTATCCTCCGGCAAGACAGCAGATCTACCTCGAGGTCTCCCAGCCCAATGCGCTCCTACGAATTGGCCGTGCCACAGACGAGAACGGCCCATTGGCCCCCTTGGTCCAGAAGTACATTGACGACGAGCTCAAGCTCAAGACCGACGTACCAGATCTGCGCCTCCGCGACGACGGTTTCCTCTACGGTGGTGAGGTCGATGGCAAGGACATCTTTGCCGAAGTAAGGCAATTGGCATCCGCGCCTCCCGATGTCATCGTCGGTCCCGACTCGAACCCCACACTATCCTTCACTTCCGGAAGTGAGGGTCGCCCTAAGGGTGTCCTCGGTCGTCACTATAGTCTGGTCAAGTATTTCGGCTGGATGGCCGAGCGCTTCAACCTCTCGTCCGAGAGCAGATACACCCTCCTTTCCGGCATTGCCCACGACCCAGTACAGCGCGATATCTTCACCCCTCTCTTCCTTGGCGCCCAGCTTCTTGTTCCATCCCGTGAGGATATCCAGCATGAGAAGCTTGCCGAGTGGATGAGGGAGCACAAGCCCACTGTCACCCATCTGACTCCCGCTATGGGTCAGATTCTTGTGGGCGGCGCTTCCGCTGAGTTCCCCAGCCTGGAGcatgtcttcttcgtcggcgACGTTTTGACCACCCGTGATTGCCGCGCCTTGAGACGCTTGGCTGAGAAtgccaacatcatcaacatgtACGGCACTACCGAGACCCAGCGTGCCGTCAGTTACTTCGAGATCCCCAGCCGCAACAGGGACCCTGACTTCCTCGAAAGAGAGCTTAAGGACACCGTCCCTGCGGGCACGGGCATGCAAAACGTCCAGCTCCTGGTCGTCAACCGGGAGAACCGTGAGCAGCAGTGCCAGGTTGGCGAGGTTGGAGAGATATACGTTCGTGCTGCCGGTCTTGCCGAAGGATACCTCGGCGACCCGGCTCTCAACGAGCAGAAGTTCCTGAACAACTGGTtcgtcgacaacaacaagtggGTTGAGGCGGATGCCAAGCTTAACAAGAACGAGCCATGGAGAAAGTACTACAAGGGTCCAAGAGACAGACTCTACCGCACTGGCGATCTTGGACGCTACCTTGAGTCTGGAGATGTCGAATGTGTCGGCCGCGCTGATGATCAGGTCAAGATCCGTGGTTTCCGTATCGAGCTCAACGACATTGATAGCAACTTGAGCCAAAGCCCTCTTATCCGTGACTGCAAGACTCTTGTGCGGAGAGATCGTAACGAGGAGGCGACTCTTGTCAGCTACATCGTCCCCGAGCACAAGGAATGGCTCAAGTGGCTCGAGGTCCGTGGCCTCGCCGACGTCGAGGACGAGGGTGTCGAGATGGGTCCCGTAACCGTTTACCTCAAGAAGTACAGGCGCATGCAGGCCGAGATCCGCGATCACCTGGGCGCTCGTCTGCCTACCTACGCTGTCCCCACCATTTATGTCGTCCTCAAGAAGATGCCTCTGAACCCCAACGGCAAGGTTGACAAGCCGAACCTTCCTTTCCCCGATGTGGCTGAGCGTGTTGAGGATGCCTCCGAGGAGGACCTCAAGAACTGGGAATCGCTTACCGAGACCGAGCGCACCGTGGCCCAGCTCTGGGCTGATGTGATTCTCGGCCTTAACCCCCAGACCATCAAGCGTGAGAACTCTTTCTTCGATCTGGGCGGTCACAGTTTGTTGGCTCAACAGTTCCTCCTGAACATTCGTAAGGCGATTGGCAGGGATGTGTCTATCAACATTCTCTATGAGCACCCTAGCCTCGCTGGGTTCTGTGCCCAAGTCGACAAGCTCCTCGGAGAGGAGACCAGCGGCGTCACTGCCGAGGCTGGTCAGGATGAGTACGCCAAGTCTTTGGACGAGCTTTTGGCTCAGCTTCCTGAGAAGTATCTCTCGGCCGATCCCGCGGCTCTTGGCTCTGAGGAGTTGACCGTCTTCCTCACTGGTGCGACTGGATTCCTCGGCTCCTACCTGGTCAAGGACGTCCTTGACCGCACAGCCCGCACGGTCAAGCTGATTGCCCACGTCCGTGGTGTCAAGGACTCTACGGCGGCGCTCGAGCGTCTCCGTCGCTCTCTCCAGGGTTACGGCCTCTGGAATGATGAGTGGACTGGAAGACTCAGCACCGTCGTCGGTGACTTGGCGAAGCCCAACCTTGGCATCGATGATGCCGATTGGGCGGATCTTGCTCAGAAGGTGGATGTTGTTATTCACAACGGCGCCACTGTTCACTGGGTCAAGCGCTATCATGACATGATGGCCGCCAACGTCTTGTCCACCGTTGACGCCATGAAGCTTTGCAACGAGGGCAAGCCCAAGGCCTTCTGCTTCGTCAGCTCCACCAGTGTCCTCGACACGGACTACTACTTCGACCTGTCTGACAAGCAGACGAGCACCGGACGGGGTGCCATCATGGAGTCCGACGATATGGAGGGCAGCCGCACTGGTCTCGGAACTGGCTACGGTCAGACCAAGTGGGTCTCTGAGCAGCTTGTCCGCGAAGCCGGCAAGCGTGGTCTCCTGGGTTCCGTTGTCCGCCCTGGCTACATCTTGGGTGATGCCAACACCGGTGTCTGCAATGTCGATGATTTCTTGGTCCGCATGCTCAAGGGCTGCATCCAGATTTCCTCGCGTCCCCACATTGTCAACACTGTCAACGCCGTTCCCGTCAACCACGTCGCCCGCACCGTTGTGGCTGCCGCCCTCAACCCCATTCCCAGCGGCGTGCACGTCATCCACGTCACCGCCCATCCTCGTCTCCGCATGAACGAGTACCTCGCCATCTTGGAGTACTACGGCTACAAGACTCCCGAGACTAGCTACGAGGAGTGGAAGGCCGAGCTGGAAAAGTTCGTTTCTGCTGGTTCCTTGGTGAAGGATCAGGAGCAGCACGCTCTCATGCCTCTTTACCACTTCTGCATGAACGACCTTCCCGCCAACACTCGCGCCCCTGAGATGGACGACAGGAACGCCGTGGCTGTTCTGAAGGCTGATGCTGACAAGTGGACTGGCGTTGATGACTCGACTGGTAGCGGTATCGGCAGGGAGGAGGTTGGCAAGTTCCTTGCTTACCTCTCTGAGATCAACTATGTTCCTAAGCCCACCGAGAGAGGTCGTCCTCTGCCCCAGATGCAGCCTGAGGTTCTCAAGGCTTTGGCCATTGGCGCTActggtggtcgtggtggtgctcACTAA
- a CDS encoding pre-mRNA-splicing factor slt-11: MPPQIKHDLNRSGWEATDFPSVCENCLPENPYVKMLKEDYGAECKLCTRPFTVFSWAADRAHARKKRTNICLTCARLKNACQCCILDLQFGLPIIIRDKALELVAPGPQSEINREYFAQNNERAIEEGRAGVEEYEKADEKARELLRRLAQSKPYFRKGREVDEEGNPVNGSSSGAGRATGGNPAVGAGVGGVGPIRTRDSRAAAAAGARPGGGRRPNAAPAPPPGPKDWLPPADKSIMSLFVTGIEDDLPEFKIRDFFKAFGKIKSLVVSHMSHAAFVNYETREAAEKASAECKGRAVIAGCPLRVRWSVPKALGTMNKEQRSEMLRDGRSAFGSGQKTGGQKAIGGQNAQGGASGAQKDDASNLTIAAPPGAADVQYASLSGN, from the coding sequence ATGCCGCCGCAAATCAAACACGATCTTAACCGCTCCGGTTGGGAGGCGACCGACTTCCCCTCCGTTTGCGAAAACTGCCTGCCCGAGAACCCTTACGTCAAAATGCTCAAGGAAGACTACGGTGCCGAATGCAAGCTTTGCACCCGCCCGTTCACCGTCTTCAGCTGGGCCGCCGATCGCGCTCACGCCCGCAAGAAGCGCACCAACATCTGCCTCACCTGCGCTCGCCTCAAGAACGCCTGCCAATGCTGCATCCTCGATCTTCAGTTCGGTctgcccatcatcatcagagACAAGGCCCTCGAACTTGTGGCCCCCGGACCGCAGAGCGAAATCAACCGCGAGTACTTTGCCCAAAACAACGAGCGCGCGattgaagaaggaagagctgGTGTAGAGGAGTACGAGAAGGCGGACGAAAAAGCCAGAGAGCTGCTTAGGAGGCTGGCACAAAGCAAGCCCTATTTCAGGAAGGGCAGGGAGGTCGACGAGGAGGGTAACCCCGTTAACGGATCATCGAGTGGCGCAGGACGGGCGACGGGAGGCAATCCTGCTGTGGGAGCCGGTGTTGGTGGGGTTGGTCCGATTCGCACGAGAGATTCCAGGGCGGCCGCAGCTGCTGGCGCCAGACCCGGCGGCGGACGAAGACCCAACGCAGCTCCGGCGCCTCCTCCGGGACCCAAGGACTGGCTGCCACCGGCCGACAAGAGCATAATGTCCCTCTTCGTCACCGGTATCGAAGATGATCTGCCTGAGTTCAAGATTCGCGACTTCTTCAAGGCGTTCGGAAAGATCAAGTCGCTGGTGGTGTCGCACATGTCGCATGCCGCGTTCGTCAACTACGAGACTCGGGAGGCTGCTGAGAAGGCTTCAGCGGAGTGCAAAGGCCGTGCTGTCATTGCCGGATGCCCCTTGAGAGTTAGATGGAGCGTGCCCAAGGCGTTGGGAACAATGAACAAGGAACAGCGTTCGGAGATGCTACGAGATGGTCGGTCGGCCTTTGGCAGTGGTCAAAAGACAGGTGGCCAAAAGGCGATCGGGGGACAAAATGCCCAGGGTGGCGCATCAGGAGCGCAGAAAGACGACGCATCTAACCTCACTATCGCAGCGCCGCCCGGTGCGGCAGACGTACAGTACGCCAGTCTCTCTGGCAACTAA
- the erg-4 gene encoding sterol 24-C-methyltransferase — MPSTIALEKEDHQRDAEFKKVMHGDSAKAAGGVAALLKKNTEAQQIAVDEYFKHFDNKTAEAETQADREARTKEYATLTRHYYNLATDIYEYGWGQCFHFCRYSPGESFYQAIARHEHYLAAQIGIKKDMKVLDVGCGVGGPAREIAKFTDAHITGLNNNDYQIDRATHYAVRDGLSGQLKFVKGDFMQMSFPDNSFDAVYAIEATVHAPKLEGVYGEIYRVLKPGGTFGVYEWLMTDNYDNDNVEHRDIRLAIEVGNGISNMVTISEGLAAMKNVGFELVHHEDLADRNDPMPWYWPIAGELRYMQSYLDFFTVVRMTHTARRILHGFAGILETVGLAPKGTKKTADALARGADGLVAGAKKKLFTPMYLMVGKKPLN, encoded by the exons ATGCCTTCCACCATTGccctcgagaaggaggaccACCAGCGTGATGCTGAGTTCAAGAAGGTCATGCACGGCGACTCGGCCAAGGCCGCTGGCGGTGTCGCTGCTCTGCTGAAGAAGAACACCGAGGCTCAGCAGATTGCCGTGGACGAGTACTTCAAGCACTTCGACAACAAGACTGCCGAGGCTGAGACCCAGGCTGATCGCGAGGCCCGTACTAAGGAGTACGCGACCTTGACCAGACA CTACTACAACCTCGCGACCGATATTTACGAGTATGGCTGGGGCCAgtgcttccacttctgccGTTACTCCCCCGGCGAGTCCTTCTACCAGGCTATTGCCCGCCACGAGCACTACCTCGCTGCCCAGATCGGCATCAAGAAGGACATGAAGGTTCTCGATGTCGGCTGTGGTGTCGGTGGCCCTGCGCGCGAAATCGCCAAGTTCACTGACGCCCACATCACCGGCCTGAACAACAACGACTACCAGATCGACCGCGCCACTCATTACGCTGTTCGCGATGGTCTCTCTGGTCAGCTCAAGTTCGTCAAGGGTGACTTTATGCAGATGTCCTTCCCCGACAACTCGTTCGATGCCGTATACGCCATTGAGGCCACCGTCCACGCTCCTAAGCTCGAGGGTGTCTACGGCGAGATCTACCGTGTCCTTAAGCCCGGCGGTACCTTTGGTGTCTATGAATGGCTCATGACTGACAACTACGATAACGACAACGTTGAGCACCGTGACATCCGTCTCGCCATCGAAGTCGGCAACGGTATCTCCAACATGGTGACCATCAGCGAGGGTCTCGCCGCCATGAAGAACGTCGGTTTCGAGCTCGTCCACCACGAGGATCTTGCCGATCGCAACGACCCCATGCCCTGGTACTGGCCCATTGCTGGTGAGCTCCGCTACATGCAGAGCTACCTCGACTTCTTCACCGTCGTCCGCATGACCCACACCGCCCGCCGCATCCTCCACGGTTTCGCCGGCATCCTCGAGACCGTCGGCCTTGCCCCCAAAGGTACCAAGAAGACCGCTGACGCGCTTGCCCGCGGCGCCGATGGCCTCGTTGCCGgtgccaagaagaagctctTCACCCCCATGTACCTCATGGTTGGCAAGAAGCCCCTCAActaa
- a CDS encoding zuotin — translation MTTVVPLPLPTLPEGWTAEKDFKPIGKIAQNEATQRTIEPVGPHFLAHARRARHKRTFSEDDRIQAQERAKNVEEDNESDLSEPEDPMMLSRDAKDWKQQDHYKVLGLSKYRWRATEEQIKRAHRKKVLKHHPDKKAAAGRTEDDNFFKCIQKATEVLLDPIKRRQFDSVDEEADVEPPTKKQLQKGNFYKLWGNVFKAEGRFSNTQPVPSFGNENSTREEVENFYNFFYNFDSWRSFEYLDEDVPDDSESRDQRRHTERKNLNTRKKRKAEDNARLRKLLDDCSAADERIKKFRQEANAAKNKKRLEKEAAEKKAAEEAAAKKAAEEAAAKEAEEKAKADREASKKAKEAAKNAVKKNKRVLRGSVKDANYFVEGDASVATIDAVLGDVELIQAKIDPDEIAALAGKLNNLKVADEIKAVWNEEAARLVGAGKINAGDLKALSA, via the exons ATGACTACTGTggttccccttcctctccccacCCTCCCTGAGGGCTGGACCGCCGAGAAGGACTTCAAGCCCATCGGCAAGATTGCCCAGAACGAGGCCACCCAGCGCACCATCGAGCCCGTCGGCCCTCACTTCCTCGCCCACGCCCGCCGCGCCCGCCACAAGCGCACCTTCTCCGAGGATGACCGTATTCAGGCCCAGGAGCGTGCCAAGAACGTCGAGGAGGACAATGAGAGCGACCTCAGCGAGCCCGAGGACCCCATGATGCTCTCTCGCGACGCCAAGGACTGGAAG CAACAAGATCACTACAAGGTTCTCGGCCTTTCCAAGTACCGCTGGAGGGCCACCGAGGAGCAGATCAAGCGCGCTCACCGCAAGAAGGTCCTCAAGCACCACCCCGATAAGAAGGCCGCCGCTGGCCGCACCGAGGACGACAACTTCTTCAAGTGCATCCAGAAGGCCACCGAGGTCCTCCTCGACCCCATCAAGCGCCGCCAGTTCGATTctgttgatgaggaagccGATGTCGAACCCCCCACCAAGAAGCAGCTCCAAAAGGGCAACTTCTACAAGCTCTGGGGCAACGTCTTCAAGGCTGAGGGCCGTTTCAGCAACACCCAGCCCGTCCCCAGCTTCGGCAACGAGAACTCTACCCGCGAAGAGGTCGAGAACTTCTACAACTTCTTCTACAACTTCGACAGCTGGAGGTCGTTCGAGTACCTCGATGAGGATGTTCCCGATGACAGCGAGTCCCGCGACCAGAGACGCCACACCGAGCGCAAGAACCTCAACACCcgcaagaagagaaaggctGAGGACAATGCTCGTCTCCGCAAGCTGCTCGATGACTGCTCGGCCGCCGATGAGCGTATCAAGAAGTTCCGCCAGGAGGCCAACGCcgccaagaacaagaagaggctcgagaaggaggctgccgagaagaaggccgctgaggaggctgctgccaagaaggctgctgaggaggctgccgctaaggaggccgaggagaaggccaaggcggACCGTGAGGCAagcaagaaggccaaggaggctgCTAAGAACGCTGTTAAGAAGAACAAGCGTGTCCTCCGTGGCTCCGTCAAGGATGCCAACTACTTCGTTGAGGGCGATGCTTCTGTTGCCACCATCGATGCCGTTCTCGGTGACGTTGAGCTTATCCAGGCCAAGATCGATCCCGATGAGATCGCTGCCCTCGCTGGCAAgctcaacaacctcaaggtcGCTGACGAGATCAAGGCTGTCTGGAACGAGGAGGCCGCCCGCCTTGTCGGTGCCGGCAAGATCAACGCCGGTGACCTCAAGGCTCTTTCTGCTTAA